Proteins from a genomic interval of Physeter macrocephalus isolate SW-GA chromosome 21, ASM283717v5, whole genome shotgun sequence:
- the LOC102993532 gene encoding putative deoxyribonuclease TATDN2 — protein sequence MASPEDSYDLKGNSKHSFYSSVNPEFAAIAEGQNKETEEADNGQTSWGRQQDQGSSMIYVKAIQGILGTSMPEGKAATSTKWSTGQQPSSGGRSARDVPFSAPQRIVSASKVREEKIEISDFCDRRMMVHCEEPLGVPRAPIFEEGSPALKLLDRIDYHSQVKKHQDKSMVTECPSSGGGWSDVDEISAFRFPQEEPVSLSLARISTPPSFTAEPVTYWPNLYSGPWHDSASYWPSSPKPPCSLFMGGSSSSSSSSNTSQAGKSSQSFLSDYNFNLPVCSPAWHTELKASDDQSPNSHSFHFSRSSEARMKEKKHHLQEETPSRSRGGYASSSLPRSHWEQSLQEGFIDTHCHLDMLYSKLSFKGTFNKFRKIYSRSFPKEFHGCISDFCDPRTLKDGLWEELLEEDLIWGAFGCHPHFARYYHMGHERDIVQALRHPKAVAYGEIGLDYSYKCTTPVAQQHKIFERQLQLAVSLKKPIVIHCREAESDMVGILKKYVPPDYKIHRHCFTGSYTVIKPLLDYFPNMSVGFTAVLTYSTAWSVREALRKIPLERIVVETDAPYFLPRGVSKSLCPFSHPGLALHTVREIAKIKNQPLSHILATLRENTSRLYNI from the coding sequence ATGGCTTCTCCAGAAGATTCCTACGACCTTAAGGGTAATTCCAAACATAGTTTCTATAGCTCCGTAAATCCTGAATTTGCAGCCATAGCTGAGGGTCAGAATAAGGAGACTGAGGAGGCAGACAACGGCCAGACAAGCTGGGGTAGACAGCAAGACCAAGGCTCTTCCATGATATATGTGAAGGCGATCCAGGGCATCCTGGGAACATCGATGCCAGAAGGAAAGGCTGCCACTAGTACAAAATGGAGCACAGGGCAGCAGCCCAGCTCTGGAGGAAGATCAGCCAGGGATGTCCCCTTCTCTGCTCCTCAAAGGATAGTGTCTGCCTCAAAGGTCAGAGAGGAGAAGATAGAGATCAGTGACTTTTGTGACAGGAGAATGATGGTACACTGTGAGGAGCCACTTGGTGTCCCAAGGGCGCCCATTTTTGAAGAAGGCTCTCCAGCCCTAAAACTTCTAGACAGAATTGACTATCATTCACAAGTCAAAAAGCATCAAGATAAGAGTATGGTAACTGAGTGCCCTTCTTCAGGAGGTGGCTGGTCTGACGTGGATGAGATTTCTGCCTTCAGGTTCCCTCAGGAGGAGCCAGTCTCACTCAGTCTCGCAAGAATTTCAACGCCTCCATCCTTCACAGCTGAGCCTGTCACCTACTGGCCTAATTTGTATAGTGGTCCTTGGCATGACTCTGCCAGCTACTGGCCCAGTAGTCCCAAGCCTCCTTGCTCTCTCTTCAtgggcggcagcagcagcagcagcagcagcagcaacacatCCCAGGCTGGGAAGAGCAGCCAGAGTTTCTTGAGTGATTATAACTTCAATTTACCAGTGTGCTCcccagcctggcacacagaaCTGAAGGCATCAGACGATCAGTCTCCGAATtctcattcatttcatttctccAGAAGCTCAGAAGCCaggatgaaggagaagaaacacCATCTCCAAGAGGAGACACCATCACGTTCTAGGGGAGGCTATGCATCTTCCTCCCTGCCAAGGAGCCACTGGGAACAAAGCCTACAGGAGGGTTTCATTGATACCCACTGTCACCTGGACATGCTCTATTCCAAGTTGTCTTTCAAAGGGACGTTTAACAAGTTCAGAAAAATTTATAGCCGCTCCTTCCCTAAGGAATTTCACGGCTGCATCTCTGATTTCTGTGATCCTCGCACACTGAAGGATGGTCTATGGGAGGAGCTGTTGGAAGAGGATCTGATCTGGGGGGCCTTTGGCTGTCACCCTCATTTTGCACGTTACTACCATATGGGTCACGAAAGAGATATTGTGCAAGCCTTACGGCACCCCAAGGCTGTAGCATATGGAGAAATTGGCTTGGATTACTCCTATAAGTGCACCACACCTGTCGCACAGCAGCATAAGATATTTGAGAGACAGCTGCAGCTGGCCGTGTCTCTAAAGAAGCCCATAGTGATCCACTGCCGAGAAGCTGAGTCAGATATGGTGGGCATCCTGAAAAAATATGTGCCCCCTGACTACAAGATCCATAGGCATTGCTTCACTGGCAGTTACACAGTCATCAAGCCCCTTCTGGACTACTTCCCCAACATGTCTGTGGGCTTCACTGCAGTCCTGACTTACTCTACTGCCTGGTCGGTCCGGGAGGCTCTGAGAAAGATCCCACTGGAGAGGATCGTCGTGGAAACCGATGCTCCCTACTTCCTCCCTCGTGGGGTTTCCAAaagcctttgcccattttcccacccaggcctggccctgcaTACGGTTCGAGAGATTGCCAAAATCAAAAATCAGCCACTCTCCCACATCTTGGCCACCTTACGAGAGAACACTAGTCGCCTCTACAATATTTAA